From Thalassotalea psychrophila:
GGTATTTATTTTAGTGATGGGAACTTATTCTTATCAAAATATTACCAAAAAAATGTTCCCTGAGTTTAGCCCTAATAGTATTTTAGTTACGGTGACTCATTTAGGTGCATCGCCTGCAGATGTTGAACAATCTGTTGTGTTGCGTATTGAAGAAAAACTGGAAAATATACAAGGCTTAAAGCGCATAACTTCAGAAGCAACCGAGGGTTTGGCCACGGTTACAATTGAAGTAAATTCAGGTTATTCGTTGGAAGAAAAGCTTGATGAAGTTCAAATGCAAATTGATACCATTACAACATTCCCTGCCCAAATAGAACGTCCCTTGGTTATGAAACAAGAGTTTCAAATGGATGTTATGTGGATAGCGGTTAGTGGCGATATGGACAGGCGCACCAGACAAGAGCTCGCCCAAGATATCCGTGATGACATCATTGCATTGCCAGATGTCAATATTGCCGAAGCTGTAGGTATTAGAGATTATGAAATTTCGGTAGAAATATCAGAGCTGCAACTTATTGAATATGGCCTGACATTTGATGAAATAAGTCAAGCAATCAAGCGTTCATCATTAGATTTACCTGGTGGTACAATTAAGTCTAAAGGCGGTTATATTCAAATCCGAACTGAAGGACAAGCCTATACAGGCCAAGAGTTTTCCAATTTAGTACTCGCCATTAATGAAGATGGCACCCGCTTAACTCTTGGTGATATTGCTACCGTTAAAGATAGTTTTGTTGAAGATGAAGGTTATGCACAATTTGATGGTAAGAATACGACCAGTATTAGGGTTAGGTCGACAAGTGATCAAAACGACTTAGAAATAGCAAAGCAAGTAAGGGAATACGCAGCAGAAAAACAAAAAACCTTGCCAGTTGGGGCTAATATAGATGTTTTTGGTGATTCGTCATATTACCTTGATGAACGCTTGGATATGATGATTTCCAATATGTTGCTAGGGGCCTTGTTAGTATTTATTATCTTAACTTTGTTCTTACGAGTACGTGTTGCACTTTGGGTGATGGTGGGCATACCAATCTCTTTCTTCGGTGCATTTATGATGATGCCATTACTGGGCGAATGGTCAGTAACGGTTAACATGCTCAGTTTGTTTGCCTTTATCATGGTACTGGGGATAGTAGTGGATGATGCTATTGTAATAGGTGAAAGCGTTTACACCGAAGTGCAACGTAAAGGTCATTCGGTAGATAATGTTATTCGAGGTGCGCACCGAGTTGCGATGCCTGCAACCTTTGGCGTGTTAACAACAATTGCAGCATTTGTGCCTTTATTGTTTATTGATACCTCTTTTTCCGGCTTCTTTAGAGCAATTGCGCTGGTAGTTACCTTGTGTTTAATCTTTTCAATAATTGAATCTAAATGGATATTGCCTTCGCATTTAGCCCATATGAAATATAAGGAAATAGATCCAGATAATGCTCACATTGTTCATCGCATACAGTTAAGGTTTAAAGCTTGGCTTGATAATTTTATCGCCAAAAAATACCAACCGCTACTGCGTAAAGCAATAGAGTATCGTTACAACACTATGGCTAGCTTTATTTGTATTCTATTGCTATCTGTGGGATTAATCGCCGGCTCTTTTGTTAAAGTTGAAGTGTTCCCTAATGTGCCAAGTGATTTTGTTCAAGGGCAAGTCATTATGGTTGATGGTACTTCGCCGCAGCAGCGTAATAAAGCACTAGAGTACGTTATCGACTCTGGCTATAAAATGGCAGACAAACATACCTATAATGGCGAGAGTTTTATTCAACACACTATGGTGTTCACCAGAGGCGACCTGCAAGGTGGCTTCATGATGGAGTTGAATAAAGCAGAGTTTCGCGAATTAGATGCTTTTCAGATAGAAAAATTATGGCGTGAAGAGGTTGGTGAAATTCCTGGAGTACGAGAGTTAAGGTTGTTTGCCGGTACTAATGCAGGAGGTGGCTCTGCTCTAGAGTTTCAACTAAATGGTAAGAACGAGATTGAACTCGAGCAAGCAGCCATTGAAGTGCAAAACAAATTAAAGGAATACGATGGCGTATTCGATATTCGTAACTCTTTCAGTCGCGGCAGCAGTGAAGTGAAATTATCTATGCGCCCTGAAGCGGAAGTTTTAGGGCTCACTTTGTCAGATCTTGCTAAGCAAGTACGCCAAGCTTTTTATGGTGATGAAGCACAGCGCATTCAACGTGGCCGAGATGAAGTTAAAGTAATGGTGCGCTACCCCAAGGCTGAGCGTCGTTCAATTTCTGATTTAGAAAATATGTGGGTTCGAACGCCAAGTGGCGATGAAGTGCCATTCTTTCAGGTTGCAGATATAGAATTAACTCAGGGTTTTTCTAAAATCACCCGTATCAACCAAAAGAGAACCATTAAAGTTGCAGCAGAAATTGATAGTGAAAAAGTTGAATCAAGAAAAATTTTATCAGAATTTAATAAAGATATTATTCCAACTATCTTAAAAAAATACCCAAGTGTTAAATATGGCATGGAAGGGGCAAGTAAAGATCAAGAAGACTTTATTGAGCAATTAAAATTTGCAGCCATTACGGCACTATTTTTAATCTATGGTCTTATTGCCATACCAACTAAGTCTTACACGCAACCACTCGTGATAATGACAGTGATCCCGTTTGGTATTATTGGTGCAATATTCGGTCATTGGGTTCTAAACACTACAATTAATATGATGTCGATGTATGGTTTTATCGCTTTATCTGGTGTTGTGGTTAATGACTCATTGATATTGGTTGATTTTATCAACAAGGCAAAAAATACCGGAATGCGAATGCGTGACATAGTTGTCGAATCGGGGATGTTGCGTTTTAGGGCAATATTACTTACTTCATTAACTACATTCTTTGGTATTTTACCTTTGTATTTTGAAACTAGTTTACAAGCCCAGTTTATTATACCTATGGCTATATCATTAGGTTTTGGTATTATGTTTGCTACAGTAATTACTTTATTTTTGATCCCGTCTTTGTATATGATCAGAGAAGATATCAGGGACAAAATCAAAGGTCCAAGCAAAAAAACAAACCTGTTTGTAAACTAATAAGTTAAAACCCAAGGCGCTAATAATGAAAATAATTCTATTACATGGACTGTTTATGAATAAAATCATTATGGCGCCGCTGGCCAATCGTTTAAAAACGCTTGGTTACCAGGTTGAAAATATTTCCTACCCAAGCACCAAGGCTGATAAAGCCAGGTTATTCAAAACTGTAGATAGGCTGGTTGGTGAAGGTCCGGTAATTTTGCTCGGCCACTCTCTTGGCGGTCTGGTGATCACCGAGTATTTATTTACTCAACAAGTATCTATCGAACAAGTACCTTTAGTTATTACCATTGGAACCCCGCATCAAGGCGCAAGAATTGCTAAAGATATGGAAAAATTCAAAATGGATAAACTGCTCGGTTCTTCTGTACAATTTGGCTTACTGCCGAAAAATTTTCAAAAATCATGGTCTGTTCCACAACAGTTAGTTTCTATCGCAGGTAATGTAAAACTAGGTGCAAGGCCTTTGCTTGATCGTGTTTGGGGGGAAGAAGTAGAAGAATCTGATGGTACGGTTAGCATCGCAGAAACAAAAATCCCCGGAATGACCGAACATATCGTTGTAAAACAATCTCATACCTCAATGGTTTATTCACGTGAAGTGGTAAAAATCATCCATCAAAAAGCTTCTCGTTACTCAAAATAATTTACTTACTCTCTAATGCACTCATCTAGTGATTATTGGCACTATTTCAGTGCACTATAATAGTGCTTTAAAACTTTTATTTTCATAAGGTACTGTTTTTAATGGTAATTCAAAGTTGGTACATAACTTGTAACCCTATAATCAGCTTATAAATAGGGGGCGAAATGAAAATAATTAACGCAATAATAAAACCATTCAAACTAGATGACGTTAGAGAAGCAATATCTGAAGTTGGCGTAGAAGGCTTAACCGTATCAGAAGTACGCGGTTTTGGACGTCAAAAAGGTCATACCGAATTATACCGTGGTGCTGAGTACCAAGTAGACTTCTTACCAAAAGTGAAATTAGAAATAGCAGTGAAAGCGGAAGATGCCGAGCGCATTATTGAAGCTATCAGCAAGTCAGCTCATACCGGGAAAATTGGTGACGGCAAAATTTTTGTATACGACCTTGAGTCAGCAGTACGTATTCGTACTGGTGAACTTGATGTTGCAGCACTTTAATAGGGGATTGAACAATGGAAGAATTAGCAACATTAACAACAACAGTCTCTGAATTGAGATTTGCATTAGATACATTTTACTTTTTAATTTCAGGTGCATTAGTAATGTGGATGGCAGCAGGTTTTGCCATGTTAGAAGCAGGCTTGGTTCGCTCTAAAAATACCACAGAAATTTTAACTAAAAACATCACATTATATTCGATTGCATGTGTCATGTTTTTATTAGTAGGTTATAACATCATGTATGTTGATAACGTAGAGGGCGGAATTTTACCAAGTATTGCTGGTTTAATTGGTACACAAGCAGAAGGCGCTGATCATTCTTTAGAATCAGATTTCTTCTTCCAGGTTGTTTTCGTTGCAACAGCAATGTCAATTGTTTCTGGTGCGGTTGCTGAGCGTATGAAACTTTGGGCTTTCTTAGTATTCACAGTTGTATTAACTGGCTTTATTTACCCTGTAGAAGGTTACTGGACTTGGGGCGGTGGTTTCTTATCAGAAGCTGGTTTCTCTGACTTTGCCGGTTCAGGTATTGTACATATGGCAGGTGCTGCAGCAGCATTAGCAGGTGTATTATTACTAGGTGCTCGTAAAGGTAAGTACGGTAAAAACGGTGAAATTTACCCAATTCCTGGTTCAAACATGCCACTTGCTACATTAGGTACATTTATTTTATGGATGGGTTGGTTCGGCTTTAACGGTGGCTCTCAATTACTTCTATCTGATGCTGAAAATGCAACAGCTGTAGGTCAAATTTTCTTGAATACTAATGCCGCAGCTGCAGCTGGTGCAGTAGCTGCATTACTATTAAACAAAGCTATTTGGGGTAAAGCAGATTTAACTATGATTTTAAATGGTGCATTAGCAGGTCTTGTAACAATTACTGCAGACCCTCTATCTCCATCTCCTATATTTGCTAGTTTAATTGGTGCATTAGGTGGAATATTAGTCGTGTTCTCAATCACTTCTTTAGATAAGTTAAAAATCGATGATCCAGTAGGTGCTATCTCTGTTCACGGTGTGGTTGGTTTCTTTGCTCTTATGGTAGTGCCATTTAGCAACGCTGATGCAACATTTGGATCTCAACTGTACGGTGCATTTATTATCTTTGCTTGGGTATTCACAGCTAGCTTAGTTGTTTGGTTTGCATTGAAGAAAACAATGGGTATCCGTGTAAGTGATGAAGATGAATACAACGGTGTAGATAAAGTAGACTGTGGTATTGAAGCTTATCCAGAGTTCGTTTCTCTGAAAAGTTAATCAACAGAACTTAATTTTAAGTTTTAATATAAAGGAGCCGAATGGCTCCTTTATTGTTTTAGAGACGAGAAACGAGAAACGAGAAACGAGAAATCGACACACTAGTGTCGTCCCGTACTTGATACGGGATCTGTTTCAGGAACTCTTGATTTGTTTAAGGCTAAACCACACCTAATTCACGTAACCGTTCCATCAAATAACTGTGCTGGGTATGACGTTCAGACAGTTTTACTTCACTTCTAGGGTGAAGAAATAGTGGTAATGAAATTCGTGATTTGCTCGCATCACTCCCTTCTGGGTTAATTACTCTATGGCTCGTTGATGGAAAATAACCAGCAGATGCTTCTTGCAGCATGTCACCTATATTAATAATTAAGTTACCGAAATCTGAAGGTACATCCAACCATTCACCTGATTGTAATTGTACTTGCAAGCCGGGTTCATTGGCTGCAGGCAGAATGGTCAGTAAATTAATGTCTTCATGTGCAGCAGCTCTAATTGCACCAAGCTCCTCATTACCAGCAAGTGGCGGATAATGTAATACTCTTAGTAAAGTATTCGGAGTATCCATGATCATATTTGATAATGGTTCAGAGTACAGTTTTGCAACCTCTGGAGGACTGTATTTTTCAACCCAATCTAACAACTCGCCAGCAAGGCTTGATGCCAATTTATAGTAATGTAATATTTCAGTTTTTAACTCCTCGGGAATTCGCCCCCAAGGATAGACATGGTAATATTCTTTAATATCTTTTTGTTGATGGCCCTTTGCTGTTTCTGAAATATCAGTACTAAAAAAACCATCTTGTTTAGCAGGGTCAAAAGCATATTGCTCTTTATCACCAAATGAAAAAAATCTCTGCCAGTTACTGTATATAGATTCAACTAATTCTTTCTTAATTGGATGGTTTACTAGTACACCAAATCCTGTTTCTCTTAATGAGGCAACAAACTTTTCGCCGGCATCTTCTGCTTGGTAATCGACAACTTCCATAGTTTTTTCCTGTAATAATTCACTGATTGAATTGTAGCTTACTTTTATTGAACTTATCTTGTTTTTAAATTGCCCCACATCTATGTAAATGCTATGTTAGCCACAAGTTTACATTTCTTCTATTACCTTTGAGGTCTTTCATGAAACCAATAACAATTGCCTTTATTACAACCACATTATTATCACAAGCTGGTTGCGCTTTTTTTGAAGATGATCCATGTGAAGACATTACCTTTAGCTCTGAACAACAAGCTGACTGTGCTCAATTGCAACGTAGAATTGTGAATGCCAAAGGAAACCCTATTAAGCGTACCGAGTTAGAACGTCGCTATGAACAAGACTGTGTTAACTTACGTTATTACCGCGATGATCAAACGCAAAAGCGTTGCGAAAATCAAGCAAGTGTTGATAAATGGATAAAAGAAGAAAAAGCTGAAATGGCTCGTAACCCCGAGCATGGCTTAGAGACTAAAGACGTTACTGAGCCAGTAGAAACTCCGGAAGCTACAAAAACCTTATAACTGAGGAAAGCCTTTTATGTTCAAACTAAATATAAAACGTTTAAGTCGAATTTCTTTAACTGTATTGTGTTTGCTCATAAGTGTCGGCTCACATGCACAAGAAAGTTCAAACTCAGTTAGCAGTAAAGCGCAATTACAGCAATTGCTTGATGCAAATAAAGGCAAAGTTATTTATCTAGATTTTTGGGCTTCATGGTGTATTCCTTGTCGAAAATCTTTCCCATGGATGAATGCCATGGAAGCTAAATATGCAAAGCAAGGCTTTAAAGTAATTACAGTGAATGTCGATGTTGAAAAGACACTAGCCGATGACTTTTTACAAGAAAACCCTGCCAATTTCAGTGTGATTTATGATCCTAAAGGCGCCGTTGCCAAAGAGTTTAAACTAAAAGGTATGCCAAGCAGTTACATGATTAATAAATTAGGTAAACCTGTTTCAGCGCATGTTGGCTTTTATAATGACAAAAAAGATGAATATGAAGCTGAGATTATCAAGTTACTAGAGAACTAGAAACTAGGAATTAGATACAAAAAAAGCCGTAACTGCTGACGCAGTTACGGCTTTTTAATTCATGGAAGAATTAACTTAGAATTGCCATGGATGGCTTAAATTCTGTTTATGTATTACCTTCTAATCTTCCAATTCCATTGTCATTAATGAGGCATTACCACCAGCGGCAGTAGTATCAATTGAAATAGTTTTTTCAGTAACTAATCGTTGAAACAACTTCGCATGGGTTTGCGCAGTAATTATTGGCAATATAGCACCACTTCTAGCGGCTAATCGCTCACCAATTAATTGCTTCAAACGACTTGAACTATCAACAACAGCACCAGTTAAATGGTTATGCTCAAGCACTGTTGGTAAGTGGTTTAATGAAATTGCTTGAAAAATACCAGACACTAAACCAATCTCGCTTAATACTTTTTCACAAGCCATGGCTTCTTCCAAGAAAGTATTACTTACAAGTGCAATAACGTTGTTACCTGCAGCTAATGCAGTTACTACTGAAATTAACCAAAATTCAAAACTAGTATCTTGATCGCCTAGTACTGCAACAATTCCTCTAGATTCCAAATACAGCTTATTTGATTCACCAGTAGGCCCTGGTAATGTAATAGGGTTTGCTAGTTTCTTTTCAATCATTGAAAGCTGTGTACGAGCGGCAATTAATGTTTCTTCTAAATTATCTTGTTGTGAAACGAATAACTTATGAGAAGCAATTTGCGCCAGTAATTGACGAGCTATTGATACACGCACTGTGATCTCAGTGTCACGCCATTTTAGTTCATCATTTTTAGCATTTTGGAGTTTAGCTCCAATTTTCCAAGCTTCAGCTGAATGTTCGGCAAATTGGTTTTCAATGATTTGTTTTTCATCTCTGCTAAGTAAATTGTCTTCACTAAGTTGTGGCTCTTTAACTAAACGCGTTAAATACATTGGCCCACCAGCTTTAGGTCCGGTACCAGATAAGCCTCTACCACCAAATGGTTGTACGCCAACAACGGCACCAATCATATTACGGTTTACATATACGTTACCTGCACGAGAGCGTTTCGCTAAATATGCACTTTTTTCTTCAATACGAGTATGAATACCCATAGTTAAGCCAAAGCCGGTACCGTTTATTTGATCAATAACATTATCAATTTCACTCGCTTTAAAGCGAATAACATGAACACATGGGCCAAATACTTCTTTAGTGAGTACCGATAAGTCACTAATCTCATATAAACGTGGAACGAAGAAATAATTGCCTACATCCCCCATATCTGGGCCTTTGCATTCATAATGTAACGTTGCTTTATCTTTCAAATAATCAACATGATTGTTTAGTGCGGTAAACGCTTTTTCATCAATTACAGGACCAACATCAGTGCTAAAGTAGGCTGGATCGCCAACATGAAGCTCTGCCATTGCCCCCGAAAGCATATTAATTACTTTATCGGCAATGTCTTCTTGCAAGAATAACACTCGTAACGCTGAACAGCGCTGACCAGCAGATTGAAAACCGGAGGTAACAACATCATCAACTACTTGCTCTGGTAAAGCAGTAGAGTCAACAATCATACAGTTTTGACCACCAGTTTCTGCAATTAAAGGCACAGGGTCGCCATCACGCTCAGCAAGTTTTTGTGAAATCCAAGTACCTGTTTCGGTAGAGCCAGTAAACATTATTGCTTGTACACGTTCATCAGGAACAATATGTGCACCTACCTTGCTACCACGAGCAATAACTGGCATTACTACGCCTTGTGGTAACCCACATTCAGTCATTAACTCAATCGTTCGTAAGGCAACTAAACTTGTTTGTTCAGCAGGTTTTGCTACTACGGTATTACCGGTAACTATCGCTGCCGCAACTTGACCTAAGAAAATTGCTAGTGGGAAGTTCCATGGGCTAATACAAAGTACAACACCACGTGACTGCAAGTTTGAATCCGTTAACATCTCTTGTGCGCGTGCTGCATAATAACGACAAAAATCTACTGCTTCTCTAATTTCGCTAACACCATCCATAGGTATTTTACCGGCTTCTTTAATACACAGAGCAATAAGTTCATCACGGTTGGCTTCAAGAGCATCAGCGGTTTTTAATAAAATTTCGGCACGAACATTTACATCTGTTGTTGACCAAGTAGCGAATGCACTATGGGCAGTGGCTAAAATATCTTGCATTCCTTGCTCATCAGCATGGTTAATATAACCAATAACTTCATTGTGATTTGCAGGATTAGTTACAGGTTCGCCGCCGTTAACGTTTTCAGTTGAAATCGCTTTGGCAAACCAGTTATCCAAATTTGCACGCATTGGTGTAACTTGGTCTATATCGGTTAAATCAATACCTTTTGAATTGTCACGCTCAACGCCATACATAGCAATAGACTGTGGGATTTGTGGGTTATAAACATCTTGCCAGCTTTGAACAACTTCAACAGGGTCGCTTAGTAGTGATTCTACCGGGATATTCTCATCAACAATGTTGTTTACAAATGAGCTATTAGCCCCGTTCTCAAGTAAGCGACGTACTAAATAAGCAAGTAAGTCTTCATGTTCACCTACAGGCGCATAAACACGACAAGAAATACGTTCGCCAGTAACCACTTGATCATATAAAGACTCACCCATACCGTGTAAACGTTGAAATTCAAAGCCTTCATGGTTGTCAGTCATTTCAATAATAGTGGCAACTGTATAAGCATTGTGGGTAGCAAACTGTGGATAGATACTATCGCGATAGCTTAATAAAAGTTTTGCACAGGCGTGGTATGAAACATCGGTAGCCGGTTTACGTGAAAATACCGGAAAGTCTTCATAGCCTTCCACTTGGCTAATTTTAATTTCAGCATCCCAATAAGCGCCTTTTACTAGGCGTACCATCATTTGACGATTAGCTTTTAAGGTTTGTTCACGCACCCATTCAACTACGTACAGAGCACGTTTCTGGTAAGCTTGTAATGCAATACCAAAACCATTCCAACCATCAAGATCTTTATCTAAAAATACTGCGCCAATTACATCTAAAGAAATGTCTAAACGGTCAGCTTCTTCTGCATCAACAGTAAAGCCGATATTGTGTGCTTTAGCTCTTAATGCTAAATCTTTTAATCGTGGAACTAACTCTTCAATAACACGGTCACGGTGTGAAAATTCATATCTCGGGTGAATCGCAGAAAGCTTAATTGATATACCAGGGCTTTTTTGTGGACCTTTGCCTTGTGCTGCTTTGCCAATTACTTCAATTGCATTTACGTAGCTAGCAAAGTAACGGTCAGCATCTTTCATGGTGCGAGCACCTTCACCTAACATATCGTATGAATAGGTATAGCCTTTATCTTCAGTTTTAATGGCACGTTCAACGGCTGAATTTATAGTACGACCCATAACAAATTGGGTGCCCATAATCTTCATTGCATAACGAACTGCTTTACGAATTACTGGTTCACCTAAACGACCAATAGTTTTTTTCAATAAACCAAACTGTTGTTTTTTATTTTCATCAGAGTAGGTCACTAATTTGCCGGTAAGTAATAACCCCCATGAAGAAGCATTTACAAAAATTGAGTCACTATTACCAATGTGCGAGCTCCAATCACCTTCGGCTAATTTATCGCGTATTAAGCTATCTGCTGTAGCTTTGTCAGGAACACGAAGTAATGCTTCGGCAAGACACATTAAAACTACGCCTTCTTCACTAGAAAGAGAGAATTCATTTAATAGTGCGTCAACGCCACCTTTGCCGGTTTGATCCTTTCGAATTTGAACAACTAATTGACGAGCACGTTCCCAAGCGCGAGAGCGAGCATTAGCGCCAATTTCAGCTAACGGTAATAAAGTATTTAATACATCGTTTTCATTTGCACGATAGTGATCGCGTATTTGCTGACGAATAGGGTCGGTTGTCGTTAAAGTACCGTTAAAAAGCATAGTATCTACCTATATATATGAATCAGATTTGTTTAGAAGGGTGAGTTCATAAACAAAATAAATTATGTAATTCTAGTTTTTGAATAGCTAAGTATTCAGCGTAAAATAATTTTTGAATTTTAATGAAATAACAACAGAATGTGTTGGTGAAATTCGCTTTAATTCAGTGTATTATTTGGAAATTGTAAATAAATGCACTATAAAATACTAAATGAGTTACAAAAGTAGAACACTTGACCGTATAGATTTAACGATATTAGACACTTTGCAACGACAAGGGCGTATTTCTAATGTTGAACTTGCTAAGCAAGTTAATCTTAGTCCAAGCCCTTGCTTAGATCGAGTAAAGCGATTAGAAACTGAAGGGTTTATTAAACGTTATGGCGCCGTGCTTGATGCACAATTGTTAAATATTGGCATGTCAGCATTTATTCAAGTGACGTTAGATAGAACCACTGCCGATGTATTTAATCAGTTTCGTGATGAAGTAGTTAACATTAAAGAAGTGGCAGAGTGTCATATGGTGGCTGGTGGTTTTGATTATTTATTAAAACTTAGAGTAATTGATATGAATAATTATCGTGATGTTCTAGGAATGATTGTTGAGTTGCCCGGCGTTTCACAAACCCATACTTATGTAGTGATCGAAAACGTTAAAGAAGATTTAGGTCTACCAATCCTAGATAATTAACTAATACCATTAATAATTTAGACAAAAAAATTAGCAAACCATTAAAAAGTAACAATAAAAATCTGTTTTTTTTAATATTTATGCCATACTGATTTAGAATACTAATTGTATTCTCAGTTAAATTACTATGAAAATTGGAGTCAAAGGATGAATAACAAATTAATCACTCTTTCAGGAGTTATATTAGCACTAGGGTTAACTGGTTGTGCTAATAATGATGAACTTAATCAAAGCATTGCTGATTTAAACACTAAAGTTGATAGCCTTTCTGCACAAGTAGAAAGTTTAACTGGTGATCATGCAGGAATGAAAGCTGCTCATGCAGAAAATGCAGCTGAAGCGCAAGCAGCTAAAGAAATGGCAGCAGAGGCTGCTGCTGAAGCAGC
This genomic window contains:
- the putA gene encoding bifunctional proline dehydrogenase/L-glutamate gamma-semialdehyde dehydrogenase PutA encodes the protein MLFNGTLTTTDPIRQQIRDHYRANENDVLNTLLPLAEIGANARSRAWERARQLVVQIRKDQTGKGGVDALLNEFSLSSEEGVVLMCLAEALLRVPDKATADSLIRDKLAEGDWSSHIGNSDSIFVNASSWGLLLTGKLVTYSDENKKQQFGLLKKTIGRLGEPVIRKAVRYAMKIMGTQFVMGRTINSAVERAIKTEDKGYTYSYDMLGEGARTMKDADRYFASYVNAIEVIGKAAQGKGPQKSPGISIKLSAIHPRYEFSHRDRVIEELVPRLKDLALRAKAHNIGFTVDAEEADRLDISLDVIGAVFLDKDLDGWNGFGIALQAYQKRALYVVEWVREQTLKANRQMMVRLVKGAYWDAEIKISQVEGYEDFPVFSRKPATDVSYHACAKLLLSYRDSIYPQFATHNAYTVATIIEMTDNHEGFEFQRLHGMGESLYDQVVTGERISCRVYAPVGEHEDLLAYLVRRLLENGANSSFVNNIVDENIPVESLLSDPVEVVQSWQDVYNPQIPQSIAMYGVERDNSKGIDLTDIDQVTPMRANLDNWFAKAISTENVNGGEPVTNPANHNEVIGYINHADEQGMQDILATAHSAFATWSTTDVNVRAEILLKTADALEANRDELIALCIKEAGKIPMDGVSEIREAVDFCRYYAARAQEMLTDSNLQSRGVVLCISPWNFPLAIFLGQVAAAIVTGNTVVAKPAEQTSLVALRTIELMTECGLPQGVVMPVIARGSKVGAHIVPDERVQAIMFTGSTETGTWISQKLAERDGDPVPLIAETGGQNCMIVDSTALPEQVVDDVVTSGFQSAGQRCSALRVLFLQEDIADKVINMLSGAMAELHVGDPAYFSTDVGPVIDEKAFTALNNHVDYLKDKATLHYECKGPDMGDVGNYFFVPRLYEISDLSVLTKEVFGPCVHVIRFKASEIDNVIDQINGTGFGLTMGIHTRIEEKSAYLAKRSRAGNVYVNRNMIGAVVGVQPFGGRGLSGTGPKAGGPMYLTRLVKEPQLSEDNLLSRDEKQIIENQFAEHSAEAWKIGAKLQNAKNDELKWRDTEITVRVSIARQLLAQIASHKLFVSQQDNLEETLIAARTQLSMIEKKLANPITLPGPTGESNKLYLESRGIVAVLGDQDTSFEFWLISVVTALAAGNNVIALVSNTFLEEAMACEKVLSEIGLVSGIFQAISLNHLPTVLEHNHLTGAVVDSSSRLKQLIGERLAARSGAILPIITAQTHAKLFQRLVTEKTISIDTTAAGGNASLMTMELED
- a CDS encoding winged helix-turn-helix transcriptional regulator, giving the protein MSYKSRTLDRIDLTILDTLQRQGRISNVELAKQVNLSPSPCLDRVKRLETEGFIKRYGAVLDAQLLNIGMSAFIQVTLDRTTADVFNQFRDEVVNIKEVAECHMVAGGFDYLLKLRVIDMNNYRDVLGMIVELPGVSQTHTYVVIENVKEDLGLPILDN
- a CDS encoding Lpp/OprI family alanine-zipper lipoprotein encodes the protein MNNKLITLSGVILALGLTGCANNDELNQSIADLNTKVDSLSAQVESLTGDHAGMKAAHAENAAEAQAAKEMAAEAAAEAAKANERVDNVVSSYKK